A segment of the Devriesea agamarum genome:
CATCGCACAACGAGGGCGAGCCGACAGCAACCACCATGAAGAACCGTGAGGAGGTCGGATGCCCCGCAAGCGTGTCGAGCTGGGAATGCCGCGCATGTCGCGCAGCGTTGACCCGGTCACTATACCCGGACGGTCTTTGCCGCATGACGGCACTGGCGATGAGCGCACCCGCCCTGCGTCATCGGGTCTTGTCGATACGTATGGGCGCACCGCTACCGATCTGCGGGTTTCGCTGACGGACTTCTGCAATTTGCGTTGCACTTACTGCATGCCAGCTCAGGGGTTAGATTTTCTGCGCAAAAACCAGTTGATGAGCACTGATGAAATCGTTCGGCTCGTCGATATTGCGGTTCATCATCTCGGCGTTCAGCAGGTGCGGTTTACCGGCGGGGAACCGCTCACTCGACCTGAACTACCCGAGATCCTCTCGGCGGTTGCGTCGCTATCGCCGCGTCCTGATCTATCGCTGACCACAAATGCGATTGGTTTGGATACCCGCGCCGAGGCGCTGCGCCAGGCGGGGCTCAACCGGGTCAATGTGTCGCTGGATTCCGTGGTGTCCGAAACTTTCGAGCGTCTGACCCGCCGTCCGCTGCTGCACCGGGTTCTGGATGGGATCGACGGGGCGCTGGCTGCGGGGCTTACGCCGCTGAAGGTGAATGCGGTCCTCATGCCGGGAATCAACGATCATGAAGCCGCTGATCTTCTGGCGTGGTGCCTCGACCGCGGTCTGCAACTGCGCTTTATTGAGCAGATGCCTTTAGACGCGGGGCATACTTGGCAGCGGCGTCAGATTGTGACGGCGTCCGATGTGCTGGACCTGCTGTCGCAGCGTTTTACCCTCACTGCCCATTCAGCTCCACGCAATGGCTCACCCGCGGAACTGTTCGATGTCCGGCAGGCAGGTAGCTCGACGAGTGATCCGGTGCTGGGGCAGGTTGGCGTGATTGCCTCTGTGACCCGTCCGTTCTGCGGCGATTGCCGACGCACCCGGCTCACTGCCGAAGGCCGCGTGCGCACCTGCTTGTTTGCGCGCGAGGAAACAGATCTGCTTACCTCGCTGCGGTCCGGGGCTAGCGACACGGAGATCGCTGATCTGTGGCGCCTCGCTCACTGGGGCAAACAGGCTGGTCACGGTATGAATCGTGAGGACTTCGTGCAGCCTGAGCGGCCAATGAGCGCAATTGGCGGGTAACCCGCCGTGCACCGCATCCCTCTTCGTACCGCACCCGCCGTCATGGCGTCCGTCGAGACAGACCCAAGGAGCCTCCCATGCCCGCTGTAAACCTCCGCTTTTTCGCTGCCGCCGCCGCGACGATGCGCACCGACGAACTATCCGTTGACGCCTGCACACTCGGCGACGCCTTATCGGCGGCCAAGGCTCACGGCGAGGCGAACGGTGACTCCACCGCCGCCACGG
Coding sequences within it:
- the moaA gene encoding GTP 3',8-cyclase MoaA, which translates into the protein MPRKRVELGMPRMSRSVDPVTIPGRSLPHDGTGDERTRPASSGLVDTYGRTATDLRVSLTDFCNLRCTYCMPAQGLDFLRKNQLMSTDEIVRLVDIAVHHLGVQQVRFTGGEPLTRPELPEILSAVASLSPRPDLSLTTNAIGLDTRAEALRQAGLNRVNVSLDSVVSETFERLTRRPLLHRVLDGIDGALAAGLTPLKVNAVLMPGINDHEAADLLAWCLDRGLQLRFIEQMPLDAGHTWQRRQIVTASDVLDLLSQRFTLTAHSAPRNGSPAELFDVRQAGSSTSDPVLGQVGVIASVTRPFCGDCRRTRLTAEGRVRTCLFAREETDLLTSLRSGASDTEIADLWRLAHWGKQAGHGMNREDFVQPERPMSAIGG
- a CDS encoding MoaD/ThiS family protein, with amino-acid sequence MPAVNLRFFAAAAATMRTDELSVDACTLGDALSAAKAHGEANGDSTAATVIDRSSYLLNRVSCADLTTGLSNGDQIDVLPPFAGG